The Clostridiaceae bacterium HFYG-1003 genome includes a window with the following:
- the rph gene encoding ribonuclease PH, giving the protein MRQDLRENHELRPITFEDNFIENPLASVLVSHGKTRVLCTVSFEPKVPPFLYGTGRGWLTAEYSMLPGSTLTRKQRDIARLKLDGRSSEIQRLIGRSLRSVMDFNRLGENSLIIDCDVIQADGGTRCAAINGGYRALKQACDRLVVRGILAENPLAGQVGALSVGMVSGQAMADLCYLEDSKADVDMNVIMNGNGEFIEIQGTGEGRTFTRAEMDIMLALAESGIREILTRQEAE; this is encoded by the coding sequence ATGAGACAGGATCTAAGAGAAAATCATGAACTTCGGCCGATCACGTTCGAAGATAACTTTATAGAGAATCCGCTGGCTTCGGTGCTGGTCAGCCACGGAAAGACCCGAGTGCTTTGCACCGTTTCCTTTGAGCCCAAAGTCCCTCCCTTTTTATATGGCACCGGTCGAGGCTGGCTGACGGCGGAATACAGCATGCTGCCCGGATCGACCCTGACCCGCAAGCAGCGCGATATCGCCCGACTGAAGCTGGATGGTCGTTCCAGTGAGATCCAGCGTCTGATTGGCCGTTCCCTGCGCTCGGTGATGGATTTTAACCGGCTGGGGGAAAATTCCCTGATCATTGACTGTGATGTGATCCAGGCTGACGGCGGCACCCGCTGCGCTGCCATCAACGGCGGTTACCGGGCTCTGAAACAGGCCTGTGACCGTCTGGTAGTCCGCGGAATCCTGGCAGAGAATCCTCTGGCAGGTCAGGTCGGAGCACTCAGTGTAGGGATGGTGAGCGGCCAGGCAATGGCTGATCTCTGCTATCTGGAAGATTCAAAAGCTGATGTGGATATGAATGTGATCATGAACGGCAACGGGGAATTCATTGAAATTCAGGGCACCGGAGAAGGCAGAACATTTACCCGGGCGGAAATGGATATAATGCTCGCCCTGGCGGAAAGCGGCATTCGGGAAATCCTGACAAGACAGGAGGCGGAGTAG
- the gatC gene encoding Asp-tRNA(Asn)/Glu-tRNA(Gln) amidotransferase subunit GatC — translation MSVTIKDVEHIADLARLSFGENEKDGLIKDLNNILKYVEELQSLPLEGVGLTLNPVYIENRFRTDEVTGEIGADKALLNAPERVEDYLLVPSVIEVEDGEY, via the coding sequence ATGTCGGTAACAATCAAAGACGTAGAACATATTGCTGATCTGGCTCGTCTTTCGTTCGGAGAGAATGAAAAGGACGGTCTGATCAAGGATTTGAACAACATACTCAAGTATGTGGAAGAACTGCAGTCCCTGCCGCTGGAAGGCGTCGGGCTGACGCTGAACCCGGTCTATATCGAAAACCGGTTCAGGACAGATGAAGTGACCGGTGAAATCGGCGCGGACAAGGCGTTATTGAACGCGCCGGAACGGGTGGAAGACTATCTTCTGGTCCCGTCGGTCATTGAGGTGGAAGATGGCGAATATTAA
- a CDS encoding YajQ family cyclic di-GMP-binding protein yields the protein MAKEASFDVVSQVDLQEVDNALNQTEREITTRFDFKGSNTTIERKDQVIHIDTTDDMKLRNVIDMFEGKLVKRGINIKSLKYGKIVPSLGGRVKQDIDLQIGLDKEQTKKITSTIKDLKLKVQATIQGDSVRVTGKNKDDLQAAIAALKAQDFDFAVQFTNYR from the coding sequence ATGGCAAAAGAAGCATCATTTGACGTAGTATCACAGGTGGATCTGCAGGAAGTCGACAACGCCCTGAATCAGACAGAACGGGAAATCACAACCCGGTTTGACTTCAAGGGATCCAATACCACCATCGAGCGCAAGGATCAGGTGATCCACATCGATACGACGGACGACATGAAACTGCGCAACGTCATCGATATGTTCGAGGGCAAACTGGTCAAGCGGGGCATCAACATCAAATCCCTGAAATACGGCAAGATCGTTCCTTCCCTGGGCGGTCGGGTCAAACAGGATATTGACCTGCAGATTGGTCTGGACAAGGAACAGACCAAGAAAATTACCAGCACCATCAAGGATCTGAAGCTGAAGGTTCAGGCGACGATCCAGGGCGACAGCGTTCGGGTCACGGGAAAGAACAAGGATGACCTGCAGGCAGCTATCGCGGCCTTGAAAGCACAGGATTTTGACTTCGCCGTCCAGTTCACCAACTACCGTTAA
- the gatA gene encoding Asp-tRNA(Asn)/Glu-tRNA(Gln) amidotransferase subunit GatA, with protein MANIKHTLLELKAKLDAGDLTSEGLVREYLDQIDRLNPTIHAFLYVAREEALAQARILDQERAAGTLRGPLHGLPIALKDNMSVEGMQNTCASKFLEGYVAPYDATIVKKLKEAGAVILGKLNMDEFAMGSSTEYSAYGDTKNPWSLDRIPGGSSGGSAAALSAMMAPVTLGTDTGGSVRQPAAFNNLVGLKPTYGRISRYGITAFGSTLDQVGVFARDVRDCALMAGVLSGVDPMDSTTADEPVPDYLAGLTADLSGIRLALPKSFLDGLKEPMKGLLLHTVEEYRALGATVDEIDLTFAHNALAVYYIVASAEASSNLARFDGIRYGRRAENPVSARDLYTRSRSEGFGEEVKRRIMLGTYVLSAGFYDAYYNTALKVRTLIKEELRRVFTQYDAIIGPTTPTGPRRLGERSDNIIDEYLNDLYTVPANIAGVPAIAFPMGFAEAIPMSCQLIGDYFSEPKLFQIAYAYEKAHDHITRYPEVATI; from the coding sequence ATGGCGAATATTAAACATACCTTGCTGGAGCTGAAGGCAAAGCTTGATGCCGGTGATCTTACATCCGAAGGCCTGGTTCGGGAATACCTCGACCAGATTGACCGTCTGAATCCCACGATCCACGCCTTTCTCTACGTTGCCCGGGAAGAAGCGCTGGCACAGGCCAGAATTCTGGATCAGGAACGGGCGGCGGGAACCCTGCGGGGACCGCTGCACGGACTGCCCATTGCCCTGAAGGACAATATGAGCGTGGAGGGCATGCAGAATACCTGCGCCAGCAAATTCCTGGAGGGTTACGTGGCTCCTTATGACGCCACCATCGTGAAAAAGCTCAAGGAGGCCGGAGCGGTCATTTTGGGCAAATTGAACATGGACGAATTCGCCATGGGATCCTCCACGGAGTATTCAGCATATGGCGATACCAAAAATCCATGGAGCCTGGACCGGATTCCCGGCGGGTCCTCCGGCGGCTCGGCGGCAGCCCTTTCGGCCATGATGGCACCGGTAACTCTGGGCACCGATACCGGCGGCTCAGTTCGTCAGCCGGCCGCTTTCAATAACCTGGTCGGACTCAAACCAACCTATGGGCGGATTTCACGTTACGGCATCACGGCGTTCGGCAGCACGCTGGATCAGGTGGGCGTATTCGCCCGTGATGTCAGAGACTGTGCCTTGATGGCGGGCGTTCTGTCCGGCGTGGATCCAATGGATTCCACCACAGCCGATGAGCCCGTACCGGATTACCTGGCGGGGCTGACGGCTGATCTGAGCGGGATCCGCCTGGCGCTGCCCAAGAGCTTTCTGGATGGGCTGAAAGAACCGATGAAGGGTCTTCTGCTGCATACCGTTGAAGAATATCGCGCCCTGGGTGCCACCGTGGATGAAATCGACCTGACCTTTGCCCACAATGCACTGGCAGTCTACTATATCGTGGCATCCGCTGAAGCCTCCAGTAATCTGGCCCGGTTCGACGGGATCCGCTACGGCCGTCGGGCTGAAAATCCCGTCAGTGCCAGGGATCTCTATACCAGATCACGGTCGGAAGGCTTTGGTGAGGAAGTCAAGCGCCGGATCATGCTGGGCACCTATGTGCTGTCCGCAGGGTTCTATGATGCGTACTACAACACCGCACTCAAGGTCAGAACCCTGATCAAGGAAGAACTGCGCCGGGTCTTCACTCAGTATGACGCCATCATCGGCCCCACAACGCCGACGGGGCCCAGACGTCTGGGCGAACGCTCCGACAACATTATTGATGAGTACCTCAACGATCTGTACACCGTACCGGCCAACATCGCCGGAGTTCCGGCCATTGCTTTCCCGATGGGATTCGCCGAGGCAATTCCGATGTCGTGTCAGCTGATCGGGGATTATTTCAGTGAGCCCAAATTATTCCAGATCGCATATGCATACGAGAAAGCCCATGATCATATCACCAGATATCCGGAGGTGGCGACAATATGA
- a CDS encoding carbon-nitrogen hydrolase family protein, with protein MIRVALVQMDSTDDIEQNLMKVIKYVKQAAQGGAALVAFPEFMNFLPFRRGHIYYESEHGRTEQLLIRLAREYHLAIHAGSVLIDSGLPRPYNQAFLVDPEGGISGRYSKLHLFRGMSPSGETFREDELYSPGNEIVVTSILGIPAGTAICYDFRFPELFRLMARAGAQIIFVPGNFSMHTGRYYLEAALKTRAMENGVFIVSANQTGVKKKAESFGHSMIIDPSGQVVAVKETGEGVLFYDLDPQVVPRQQRLLPLLDTARDEVYDDFRSRLKK; from the coding sequence ATGATTCGAGTGGCGCTGGTTCAGATGGATTCCACTGATGATATCGAGCAGAATCTGATGAAAGTAATAAAATATGTGAAACAGGCAGCACAGGGAGGTGCGGCGTTGGTTGCCTTTCCGGAGTTCATGAATTTTCTGCCGTTCCGCCGCGGTCACATCTACTATGAGTCGGAACACGGAAGAACGGAACAGCTGCTGATTCGCCTGGCCAGAGAGTATCACCTTGCGATTCATGCCGGATCTGTGCTCATTGACTCCGGTCTGCCCCGTCCCTATAATCAGGCATTTCTGGTGGATCCGGAGGGCGGGATCTCAGGACGATACTCGAAACTCCATCTGTTTCGGGGGATGTCACCCTCGGGGGAAACCTTTCGGGAAGATGAGCTGTATTCACCGGGGAATGAAATCGTGGTAACCAGCATTCTGGGGATTCCGGCAGGAACGGCAATCTGCTACGATTTTCGCTTTCCTGAATTGTTTCGTCTGATGGCTCGGGCCGGGGCCCAAATCATCTTTGTGCCCGGCAATTTTTCAATGCACACCGGCCGGTATTATCTGGAAGCAGCGCTGAAAACCAGGGCCATGGAAAATGGAGTCTTCATTGTGTCCGCCAATCAGACTGGAGTAAAGAAAAAAGCGGAAAGCTTCGGTCATTCCATGATCATTGATCCCAGTGGTCAGGTCGTGGCAGTCAAGGAGACCGGTGAAGGAGTCCTGTTTTATGATCTGGATCCTCAGGTGGTCCCTCGGCAGCAGCGCCTGCTGCCGCTGCTGGATACAGCCCGGGATGAAGTCTATGATGACTTCCGAAGCAGGCTGAAAAAATAG
- the rdgB gene encoding RdgB/HAM1 family non-canonical purine NTP pyrophosphatase has protein sequence MKIIVASNNQHKIKEIREMMNEFGFEVHSLKDEGIKLEPEETGATFMENAAIKARAVYEYIKTAEKKDPAKKDKKSYRDILVLADDSGLAVDYLGGAPGVYSARYAGKQADDAANNAKLLADLKGVPMEKRTARFVCAMVLVGHKKEIRVQGETQGYVIEEQKGFQGFGYDPLFFSSDLTKTFAEATALEKNSVSHRGRALQELKKELKKL, from the coding sequence GTGAAAATTATTGTAGCGTCAAACAATCAGCATAAAATCAAAGAAATCCGGGAGATGATGAATGAGTTCGGCTTTGAAGTTCACTCCCTCAAAGACGAAGGGATCAAGCTGGAACCGGAAGAGACCGGAGCAACCTTTATGGAAAACGCAGCCATCAAAGCCAGGGCTGTTTACGAGTACATTAAAACTGCGGAGAAGAAAGATCCGGCAAAAAAAGATAAGAAAAGCTACCGCGACATCCTGGTGCTGGCAGATGATTCAGGCCTGGCGGTGGATTACCTGGGGGGAGCGCCCGGTGTTTACTCCGCCCGCTATGCCGGCAAGCAGGCGGATGACGCGGCCAATAACGCCAAGCTTCTGGCAGATCTCAAAGGGGTCCCCATGGAAAAGCGGACGGCCCGCTTTGTCTGCGCCATGGTTCTGGTGGGACATAAAAAGGAGATCCGGGTCCAGGGAGAAACCCAAGGCTACGTCATTGAGGAACAGAAAGGTTTCCAGGGGTTTGGGTATGATCCGCTGTTTTTCTCCAGTGATCTGACCAAGACCTTTGCCGAAGCCACCGCCCTGGAAAAGAACAGTGTATCTCACCGCGGCCGAGCTTTGCAGGAACTGAAAAAGGAGCTGAAGAAGCTTTGA
- a CDS encoding metallophosphoesterase, whose translation MIGVLSDTHRNRRAVEKAFRLFQHFQVTTVFCLGDLCSDVADFDIEYDMAVYCVAGNMDYSSPYPAQAVHEVDGIRFLLTHGHTLDVRYTHQNLLEEAKASQCQAALYGHTHVPFNSMENGILVLNPGSASEPRGHSRPAAAMIETRRGELTAQVYWLDDPLPPNNV comes from the coding sequence ATGATCGGAGTGCTGTCCGACACCCACCGCAACCGACGGGCTGTGGAGAAGGCATTCCGGCTTTTTCAGCACTTCCAGGTGACTACGGTGTTCTGTCTGGGGGATCTGTGTTCGGATGTCGCTGACTTTGACATTGAGTACGATATGGCGGTATATTGCGTTGCCGGCAATATGGATTATTCCTCACCTTATCCGGCCCAGGCCGTTCACGAGGTGGATGGAATCCGCTTTCTGCTGACGCATGGCCACACGCTGGATGTCCGCTATACTCATCAGAACCTTCTGGAAGAAGCGAAAGCCAGTCAGTGTCAGGCGGCTCTCTATGGCCATACGCATGTCCCGTTTAATTCAATGGAAAATGGCATCCTGGTTCTGAATCCTGGTTCAGCGTCAGAGCCAAGGGGGCACTCCCGCCCAGCAGCGGCCATGATTGAGACTCGACGCGGCGAGCTTACCGCTCAGGTCTACTGGCTCGACGATCCGCTTCCCCCCAATAATGTCTGA
- a CDS encoding FAD-binding oxidoreductase: MELYKGNRYWPTTWQTNSMSLSRTNSTCDVAIIGGGISGMLSAYVLARSGLKVTLFEQGRIGNGSTSLNTGLIQYMSDDLLIDLAERFDLKTARHFYRASFEALDLLEEIAVELPQNPQLRRNNSIYLAADASELSRLGEEALAHQAIGLPTRLIDERELADRHRLRATGALMTRRDLELNPYQFTRFMAETAMERYGLVIHEGIQVRESDIDLNRKILVHGEITCQFDRLLLATGYAPLPFVRSHLPQMKLISTFACITQPLAKSRLIPSDCMFWESARPYLYFRSAMDGRLIVGGADEENTRLSAGKAARIGQELLHQVQQRLIEPSGLIPEFTYEAIFSESGDGLPYLGPHPHHPEVFLLHGIGGNGTVYSAIGAKLALQFAQGRLDPAFRYLFPGQTRTLT, encoded by the coding sequence ATGGAACTTTACAAAGGTAATCGTTACTGGCCGACCACATGGCAAACCAACTCCATGTCCTTGTCCCGTACCAATTCGACCTGTGATGTCGCAATCATTGGAGGCGGAATCAGCGGCATGCTCAGCGCCTATGTCCTGGCCCGGTCAGGATTGAAGGTGACCTTGTTCGAACAGGGGCGCATCGGGAACGGTTCGACCTCTCTGAATACCGGACTGATTCAGTACATGAGCGATGATCTGCTGATCGATCTGGCAGAGCGGTTCGATCTGAAAACAGCCCGGCACTTTTACAGGGCTTCGTTCGAGGCCCTGGATCTGCTGGAAGAAATAGCAGTCGAACTGCCTCAAAACCCCCAGCTCCGCCGTAATAACAGTATTTATCTGGCAGCTGATGCGTCAGAACTCAGCAGATTAGGTGAGGAAGCCCTGGCTCATCAGGCCATCGGCCTTCCCACCCGGCTCATTGACGAGCGTGAACTGGCAGACCGGCATCGTCTCCGGGCGACAGGGGCGCTCATGACAAGGCGGGATCTGGAGCTTAATCCCTATCAGTTCACCCGCTTCATGGCCGAGACCGCCATGGAGCGTTACGGACTGGTGATCCATGAAGGCATTCAGGTCAGAGAAAGTGACATTGACCTGAACCGCAAGATCCTGGTACATGGCGAAATCACCTGCCAGTTTGACCGCCTCCTCCTGGCAACCGGCTATGCCCCCCTGCCCTTTGTCAGGAGCCATCTGCCGCAGATGAAGCTCATCAGTACCTTTGCCTGCATCACACAGCCTTTGGCCAAATCCCGGCTCATCCCTTCTGACTGTATGTTCTGGGAATCCGCCCGCCCCTATCTTTACTTCCGAAGCGCCATGGACGGCCGCCTGATCGTCGGGGGCGCCGACGAGGAGAATACCCGCCTGAGTGCGGGAAAAGCCGCCAGAATCGGTCAGGAGCTTCTCCATCAGGTCCAGCAGCGGTTGATCGAACCGTCTGGTCTGATTCCAGAATTCACCTACGAAGCCATCTTTTCGGAGAGCGGCGATGGTCTACCCTACCTGGGACCGCACCCTCATCACCCGGAGGTGTTTCTGCTGCACGGGATTGGGGGCAACGGAACCGTCTATTCAGCCATCGGTGCAAAACTCGCCCTCCAGTTTGCGCAGGGGCGCCTGGATCCAGCGTTCCGTTATCTGTTCCCCGGACAAACGCGAACTCTGACTTGA
- a CDS encoding IS1634 family transposase, with product MNIIDVKNKKNGVIYVYESIDYWDKEKKQSRSKRVCIGKRDEQGNLIPSKRLTQPPVSTVIKPGPTPSTSTRHGYFGATYLFDAIGEQLGITQDLKVCFPQIYKKILSVAYYLILEDRNSLLRFPKWDRTHFHPHGACISSQRSSDLFSMITEEAKERFFRLQGKRRMENEYWAYDTTSISSYSESLKQVKYGMNKDHDPLPQINLALLFGEDSGLPFYYRKLAGNISDISTLKKLLADLKQLDFGKVKLVMDRGFYSEANINALYQNNLKFLIATKVSLKFVRKELDKVRDSIKTRTNYNSIYQLYSHSTAIEWNYSQTRPRKGDVIKDTRRMYLHIYYSSEKALEHESRFNLMLDQLEAELTSGNRKPENEKQYAKYFELSDTPVRGIKIIPKQDAITRAEKDYGFFALLSNDIKDPIIALEIYRNKDLVEKAFGNLKERLNLRRTAVSSESSLDGKLFVQFIALIFMSHLKKTMADKGLFQNYTMQELLDELDVIEAFENPGKALQVGEVTKKQEGLYTNLGVDPPSTL from the coding sequence ATGAATATCATCGATGTCAAAAACAAGAAAAACGGAGTTATCTACGTCTACGAATCCATCGACTACTGGGACAAAGAGAAGAAACAGTCTCGAAGTAAGCGTGTTTGTATTGGCAAACGTGATGAACAGGGCAATCTGATCCCTTCCAAACGACTCACTCAACCTCCGGTCTCCACTGTGATTAAACCAGGGCCGACTCCATCTACTTCCACTCGGCATGGTTATTTTGGCGCTACGTATCTGTTTGATGCGATCGGGGAGCAGCTGGGCATCACACAAGACTTGAAGGTATGCTTTCCGCAGATTTATAAGAAGATCCTTTCCGTGGCCTACTATTTGATTTTGGAGGACCGCAACTCCCTTCTTCGTTTCCCGAAATGGGATAGGACCCATTTTCATCCACATGGGGCCTGCATCTCTTCCCAACGAAGCAGTGATCTGTTCTCGATGATTACGGAAGAAGCAAAAGAACGTTTCTTTCGCTTGCAGGGCAAGCGCCGGATGGAAAATGAATATTGGGCCTATGATACCACCAGCATTTCGTCCTATTCAGAGTCTCTCAAACAAGTCAAATATGGGATGAACAAGGATCATGATCCGCTTCCCCAGATTAACCTGGCGCTGCTCTTTGGAGAAGACTCAGGCTTGCCGTTCTACTACAGAAAGCTGGCCGGCAACATCAGCGATATCTCGACCCTGAAGAAATTGCTGGCCGACTTAAAGCAACTTGATTTTGGCAAAGTTAAACTGGTCATGGATCGTGGCTTTTACAGTGAAGCCAACATCAATGCCCTTTATCAGAACAACCTGAAATTCCTGATTGCCACCAAAGTATCCCTGAAGTTTGTGCGAAAAGAATTAGACAAAGTCAGAGACAGCATAAAAACAAGGACCAACTACAACTCAATCTATCAGTTATACAGCCATTCCACCGCCATTGAATGGAACTACTCTCAAACAAGACCCCGCAAAGGCGATGTCATCAAGGATACTCGCCGCATGTATCTGCACATCTATTACAGTAGCGAGAAGGCGTTGGAACATGAGAGCCGCTTCAATCTGATGCTGGATCAGTTGGAGGCTGAGCTTACGAGCGGAAATCGAAAACCAGAGAACGAGAAGCAGTACGCCAAATACTTTGAACTGTCAGATACCCCGGTACGTGGAATCAAGATCATTCCCAAACAGGATGCCATCACTCGAGCTGAAAAGGACTATGGCTTTTTCGCGCTGTTAAGTAACGACATCAAGGATCCCATCATAGCCTTGGAGATTTACCGTAACAAAGATCTGGTCGAGAAGGCGTTTGGGAATCTTAAAGAAAGGCTCAATCTGAGGCGAACTGCAGTCTCATCTGAAAGCTCGCTGGACGGAAAGCTGTTTGTCCAATTCATTGCCCTGATTTTTATGTCCCATTTGAAAAAGACGATGGCCGATAAGGGTCTATTCCAAAACTACACCATGCAGGAGCTACTAGACGAACTTGATGTCATAGAAGCATTTGAAAATCCAGGGAAGGCTCTCCAAGTAGGCGAAGTGACCAAGAAGCAGGAAGGCTTGTATACGAACTTGGGAGTAGACCCGCCATCCACGTTATAA
- the gatB gene encoding Asp-tRNA(Asn)/Glu-tRNA(Gln) amidotransferase subunit GatB, with the protein MNYTTVIGLECHVELSTKTKAYCSCSTQFGGKPNSHVCPVCLGLPGALPVINQEVVNSAIKAGLAMNCQINRVQHYDRKNYFYPDTPKNYQITQQATPICSDGWIEIELASGEKKKIGIERIHMEEDAGKQLHTKAGTLVDFNRSGVPLIEIVSKPDLRSKEEATLYMTKLRSILEALEVSDVRMEEGSLRVDLNVSVMPEGATEFGVRAEIKNLNSFKSMEKAVEFETARQIRALEEGIERSEETRRWDETKNETILMRSKEMANDYRYFPEGDLVTLRITDEWIEAVRQTIPELPHEKAERFVASYGVTKYDASVLTLSDELACFFDETAAISGDGKAAANWLMGDISRLMNEEAITAGKLKFAPQDLHELTVLIREGKISNAAGKKVVEEMFRTGEKPGELVERLGLAQVSDEGKILDVIRQVLDDNPRVMEDYRAGKTKIIGFAVGLVMKASKGSANPKVVNELVAQEISRRAEE; encoded by the coding sequence ATGAATTACACAACAGTAATCGGACTGGAATGTCATGTGGAACTCTCCACGAAAACCAAGGCCTACTGCAGTTGTTCCACCCAGTTCGGCGGGAAACCGAATTCCCATGTGTGTCCCGTCTGTCTGGGCCTGCCCGGCGCACTGCCGGTCATTAATCAGGAGGTCGTCAATTCGGCGATCAAAGCCGGCCTGGCAATGAACTGCCAGATTAACCGGGTGCAGCATTATGACCGGAAGAACTATTTCTATCCCGATACGCCGAAAAACTACCAGATTACGCAGCAGGCTACGCCGATCTGTTCCGATGGCTGGATCGAGATCGAACTGGCTTCCGGCGAGAAGAAGAAAATCGGCATCGAGCGGATCCATATGGAAGAAGACGCGGGCAAGCAGCTCCATACCAAGGCAGGAACCCTGGTTGATTTCAACCGCAGCGGCGTCCCGCTGATTGAGATCGTCTCGAAACCGGATCTGCGCTCCAAGGAGGAAGCCACCCTCTATATGACCAAGCTGCGCTCCATCCTGGAGGCGTTGGAAGTGTCCGATGTCCGGATGGAAGAGGGATCTCTGCGCGTTGACCTGAATGTTTCCGTTATGCCGGAGGGGGCAACGGAGTTCGGTGTCCGGGCTGAAATCAAAAACCTGAATTCCTTTAAATCCATGGAAAAAGCGGTGGAGTTTGAAACAGCCCGGCAGATCAGAGCCCTGGAAGAGGGGATTGAACGCTCCGAGGAAACCCGCCGCTGGGATGAGACGAAAAACGAAACCATCCTGATGCGCAGCAAGGAAATGGCCAATGATTACCGCTACTTCCCCGAAGGGGACCTGGTTACGCTGCGAATCACCGATGAGTGGATTGAGGCCGTCCGCCAGACCATCCCGGAATTGCCCCACGAAAAGGCGGAACGGTTCGTTGCTTCCTACGGTGTAACAAAATATGACGCCTCCGTGCTGACCCTGTCCGATGAACTGGCTTGCTTCTTTGATGAAACCGCAGCGATATCGGGTGATGGCAAGGCAGCAGCCAACTGGCTGATGGGGGATATTTCCCGCCTGATGAACGAAGAAGCCATCACGGCCGGCAAACTGAAATTTGCTCCGCAGGATCTGCATGAGCTGACTGTTCTGATCCGGGAAGGCAAGATCTCCAACGCCGCCGGCAAGAAGGTGGTAGAGGAAATGTTCCGGACCGGAGAAAAGCCCGGCGAACTGGTTGAACGACTGGGTCTGGCTCAGGTATCCGATGAAGGGAAAATTCTGGACGTCATCCGCCAGGTGCTGGATGATAACCCGCGAGTGATGGAGGATTACCGGGCTGGCAAGACTAAGATCATTGGATTTGCCGTGGGTCTGGTCATGAAGGCTTCCAAGGGATCCGCCAATCCGAAAGTAGTGAATGAACTCGTGGCGCAGGAAATCAGCCGTCGCGCCGAAGAATAG
- a CDS encoding AIR synthase family protein yields METGKLTADHLTNLLQRYQGAKRPEVILAGKLGEDCSYIEMGDQTLVLSTDPVTAAKSDLGTIAFNINMNDIATSGAEGIGLLVTILVPPETEYSVLETIMAELDEACVHHHLQILGGHTEVTDSVTRPIVSVTAVGRVPKGEEIYSAGLRPGDTLVVSKFLGIEGTLILADLEETLAAEVLTEDERREVDAFRGMLSVIPEGQVGKELRVHSMHDVTEGGILGAVYEVVTASGRGCLINRDDLPFHPATLKLTKALGLDETRLISSGAMLFGTDDPETLVEELASRGIDSAIIGHVTREQELILLDEDTLESIEPVAKDEIYRVFER; encoded by the coding sequence ATGGAAACGGGAAAATTAACGGCGGACCATCTGACGAATCTTCTCCAGCGCTACCAGGGGGCAAAGCGGCCAGAGGTCATTCTGGCTGGAAAGCTGGGGGAAGACTGCAGCTACATCGAAATGGGCGACCAGACCCTGGTTTTGTCCACGGACCCGGTGACTGCTGCCAAGTCAGACCTTGGAACCATCGCCTTCAACATCAACATGAATGATATTGCTACTTCCGGCGCGGAGGGGATTGGCCTGCTGGTCACCATTCTGGTTCCCCCGGAAACGGAATACTCAGTGCTGGAAACCATCATGGCCGAACTGGATGAGGCCTGCGTTCATCATCATCTTCAGATTCTGGGCGGACATACGGAAGTGACGGACAGCGTGACTCGACCCATTGTATCAGTGACGGCTGTGGGGCGGGTGCCCAAAGGTGAGGAGATTTACTCTGCGGGACTGCGTCCCGGGGATACTCTGGTAGTTTCAAAATTCCTTGGGATTGAAGGAACATTGATCTTAGCGGACCTGGAAGAAACGCTGGCCGCAGAGGTGCTGACGGAAGATGAACGGAGGGAAGTAGATGCCTTCCGAGGTATGCTGTCGGTCATTCCAGAAGGCCAGGTCGGGAAAGAATTGAGAGTCCACTCCATGCATGATGTCACGGAAGGGGGCATATTGGGTGCGGTCTATGAAGTCGTGACTGCCAGCGGTCGAGGCTGCCTGATCAATCGGGACGATCTGCCGTTTCACCCGGCAACCCTGAAGCTTACCAAAGCTCTTGGATTGGATGAAACCAGGCTGATCAGCTCCGGAGCCATGCTCTTTGGGACGGATGACCCCGAAACTCTGGTGGAAGAACTGGCTTCGCGGGGGATTGATTCGGCGATCATTGGCCATGTTACCCGGGAGCAGGAACTCATACTGCTGGATGAAGATACACTTGAATCCATTGAACCGGTTGCAAAAGATGAAATATATCGAGTGTTTGAGAGGTAA